One stretch of Roseimicrobium sp. ORNL1 DNA includes these proteins:
- a CDS encoding ATP-binding cassette domain-containing protein, whose amino-acid sequence MALPPSSNSKPFIEVRGLKKKIGKQEILRGVNLDIYRGETLVLIGPSGEGKSVLLKHLIGLMKPDEGSIKIDGTSLTGLRERQLAPLRKQIGILFQNAALFDSMTLEQNVAFPLQEAGVRDHKELVDRVHEALDVVELADHKQKMPVNLSGGMRKRAGIARAIISRPACVLYDEPTSGLDPIVSDVIDQMIMRLQKRYQMTAVVVTHDMKSVFKISNRVAMLKGGVIHFLGTPEELRTCPEQDVQDFIEGKSDIEG is encoded by the coding sequence ATGGCTCTTCCCCCAAGCTCCAACTCCAAACCCTTCATCGAAGTCCGAGGCCTTAAGAAAAAGATAGGCAAGCAGGAGATTCTTCGTGGCGTGAACCTCGATATCTATCGGGGGGAGACACTGGTGCTCATCGGTCCCAGCGGTGAGGGCAAGAGCGTGCTGCTGAAGCACCTCATCGGCCTGATGAAACCTGACGAGGGCTCTATCAAGATCGATGGCACGAGCCTCACGGGTCTGCGTGAACGGCAGCTCGCGCCTCTGCGCAAACAGATTGGCATCCTCTTCCAGAACGCCGCCCTCTTCGATAGCATGACGCTGGAGCAGAATGTGGCCTTCCCCCTTCAGGAGGCGGGTGTGAGGGATCACAAGGAACTCGTGGACCGGGTACACGAGGCGCTGGATGTGGTGGAACTCGCCGACCACAAGCAGAAGATGCCGGTCAATCTCTCCGGGGGCATGCGCAAGCGCGCCGGCATTGCGCGGGCCATCATTTCGCGGCCCGCCTGTGTGCTCTACGATGAGCCAACATCGGGTCTAGATCCCATTGTCTCGGACGTCATCGACCAGATGATTATGCGTCTGCAGAAGCGGTACCAGATGACGGCCGTCGTGGTCACGCATGACATGAAGAGCGTTTTCAAGATCTCCAACCGCGTCGCGATGCTCAAAGGCGGGGTGATTCACTTCCTCGGGACACCGGAGGAACTGCGCACTTGTCCGGAGCAGGACGTGCAGGATTTTATCGAGGGAAAATCGGACATCGAGGGATGA
- a CDS encoding MlaD family protein, producing the protein MEERDKKTELLVGLFLTIGLMLIALLVLQFGSVRELFKTSYEITVPFPDGTGIRDGTPVRLGGSKVGKVPRQPVLDADFKGVLITLEIYDHVKIPKDAMFGIGTAGLLGDSFIEIRTTGSQAQTFFEAGTQIPKTNVVGATGLQGLQDSAKDLSKQAEDALKEIKGAAADLRVSLSKINEKALGDDNMKELKESFAHLNSVLKRLDEKTLGEDTSKEVKEAVASFKAAAKSMEDAAKKFDPIVTKIDSASGKIESAAGKADTVMGNADKAIKSIDEAAVSLGKVGTDLRKGEGLLPALIHDKTLKNEFSMLVSNLRQKGILWYKDKAGEQQSREPQPAPQKKQQQQQQPQQKPEKRGLFSR; encoded by the coding sequence ATGGAAGAACGCGACAAGAAAACCGAGCTGCTGGTGGGATTGTTCCTCACCATCGGCCTGATGCTGATCGCCCTTCTGGTACTGCAGTTCGGCAGTGTGAGGGAGCTCTTCAAGACCTCCTATGAAATCACCGTGCCCTTTCCAGATGGTACCGGTATCCGTGACGGCACACCTGTGCGCCTGGGAGGTTCCAAGGTGGGCAAGGTCCCCCGTCAGCCGGTGCTGGACGCTGATTTCAAGGGCGTGCTCATTACGCTGGAGATCTATGACCACGTGAAGATTCCGAAGGACGCGATGTTCGGCATCGGTACGGCTGGTCTGTTGGGCGACTCATTCATAGAAATCCGGACCACGGGTTCGCAAGCGCAGACGTTCTTTGAGGCTGGCACCCAGATTCCCAAGACGAATGTGGTAGGAGCGACGGGACTCCAGGGGCTGCAGGATTCCGCCAAGGACCTGAGCAAGCAGGCGGAGGATGCACTTAAAGAAATCAAGGGTGCTGCCGCAGATCTGCGGGTTTCTTTGAGCAAGATCAATGAGAAGGCGCTGGGTGATGACAACATGAAGGAGCTCAAGGAGTCCTTCGCGCACCTCAACAGCGTGCTGAAACGCCTGGATGAAAAGACGCTGGGCGAAGATACCAGCAAAGAAGTGAAGGAGGCCGTGGCGTCATTCAAGGCGGCTGCGAAGTCCATGGAAGATGCGGCCAAAAAGTTTGATCCCATCGTGACCAAAATCGACAGCGCCTCGGGCAAAATCGAATCGGCGGCCGGTAAGGCGGACACGGTGATGGGAAATGCGGACAAGGCCATCAAGTCGATTGATGAAGCGGCAGTGTCGCTCGGGAAGGTGGGAACGGATTTGAGGAAAGGAGAGGGTCTGCTGCCAGCGCTCATTCATGACAAGACCCTGAAAAATGAATTCTCCATGTTGGTCAGCAACCTGCGGCAGAAGGGCATCCTTTGGTACAAGGACAAGGCGGGTGAGCAGCAGTCGAGGGAACCCCAACCCGCGCCGCAGAAGAAGCAGCAACAACAGCAACAGCCGCAGCAGAAGCCGGAGAAGCGAGGGCTTTTCAGCCGGTAG
- a CDS encoding PIN domain-containing protein: MQVPWSIKLARALFLTLAVVLGGAVAAGFHAEIWIGTLIGLVVGGFFVLVDALLAQFTFREFSFGTFGLLVGLFCAWLVTKIGIMDLPWFRSLEDPDSIRSVVEICMYLIFGFLGITLALRSDRDQFSFIIPYVRFRRDASEGEPMLLDTNVIIDGRIPQVYETGFLSGNLVIPRFVLDELQRMADSRDPLKSSRGKRGLDAVQKLRDTKGIELTVHEAPGNHEGAAVDTLLVTLAHELNARLLTNDVNLGKVARVKNVTVLNFNDLARALQPEVGAGDELDISLVKSGKEKHQAVGYLPDGAMIVVNYASQFIGDTVAIVVSGVTHTSAGRLIFADLKQARAQ; encoded by the coding sequence GTGCAAGTACCATGGTCCATCAAGCTCGCGCGGGCGCTCTTTCTGACGCTCGCCGTCGTGCTTGGCGGTGCCGTCGCCGCAGGCTTTCATGCGGAGATCTGGATTGGCACCCTGATTGGCCTCGTTGTGGGTGGTTTCTTCGTGCTGGTGGATGCGCTGCTGGCCCAGTTCACCTTCCGTGAATTTTCCTTTGGGACCTTTGGACTTCTGGTGGGGTTGTTCTGCGCGTGGCTGGTGACGAAGATCGGCATCATGGACCTTCCGTGGTTCCGCAGTCTGGAAGATCCAGACTCCATCCGTAGCGTGGTGGAGATCTGCATGTATCTGATCTTTGGCTTTCTCGGCATCACCCTCGCGCTCCGGAGTGACCGGGATCAGTTTTCCTTCATCATCCCCTACGTGCGCTTCCGCAGGGACGCCTCCGAAGGTGAGCCCATGTTGCTTGATACCAATGTGATCATCGACGGGCGCATCCCCCAGGTTTATGAGACGGGCTTCCTCTCGGGAAATCTGGTCATCCCCCGGTTTGTTCTCGATGAACTGCAGCGCATGGCGGATTCACGAGATCCCCTCAAGAGCTCGCGTGGGAAGCGAGGCTTGGATGCTGTGCAGAAGCTCCGAGACACGAAAGGGATTGAACTCACGGTGCATGAAGCTCCCGGCAATCATGAGGGCGCAGCGGTGGACACACTGCTGGTTACGCTGGCTCATGAGCTGAATGCCCGACTCCTCACCAACGACGTGAATCTCGGGAAGGTCGCCCGGGTGAAAAACGTGACCGTGCTGAACTTCAATGATCTTGCCAGGGCGCTTCAGCCGGAAGTCGGAGCCGGGGACGAACTGGACATCAGTCTCGTGAAGTCAGGCAAGGAGAAGCATCAGGCGGTTGGCTACCTGCCGGACGGAGCCATGATTGTGGTGAACTACGCCTCCCAATTCATCGGGGACACCGTCGCCATTGTGGTGAGTGGCGTGACGCACACCTCCGCTGGCCGGCTTATTTTCGCCGACTTGAAACAGGCGCGGGCTCAGTAG
- a CDS encoding RNA polymerase sigma factor — protein MSVPPASSPDLTDLVARVRDDRCERSATTLVERLYPLVLRIVRAHLPRRSSEEDLAQEVFMKMFARIEQWRAQMPFEHWVSRVAVTTCLDALRHQKRRPELRWADLSENEAEMLDHVLHDETDSGAADAVGARELASKLLETLKPADRLVLTMMDMEGRSVADVQAATGWSATLVKVRAFRARRKLRKAFAALDATYSPSPAT, from the coding sequence ATGTCCGTCCCTCCCGCCTCCAGCCCCGATCTTACCGACCTGGTGGCAAGGGTGCGCGATGACCGTTGTGAACGCTCGGCCACCACGCTCGTGGAGCGTCTCTACCCGCTGGTGCTGCGCATCGTGCGGGCCCACCTCCCCCGGCGCAGCAGCGAAGAGGATCTCGCGCAGGAGGTGTTCATGAAAATGTTTGCCCGCATTGAGCAATGGCGCGCACAAATGCCCTTTGAGCACTGGGTTTCCCGTGTGGCAGTCACCACGTGCCTGGACGCCCTGCGCCACCAAAAACGGCGGCCCGAACTGCGCTGGGCCGACCTGAGCGAAAACGAGGCGGAGATGCTCGATCACGTCCTGCATGATGAAACGGACAGCGGTGCCGCTGATGCCGTGGGTGCACGCGAACTGGCCAGCAAACTTCTCGAAACGCTGAAACCCGCCGATCGTCTCGTACTAACCATGATGGACATGGAAGGCCGCTCCGTCGCCGACGTCCAGGCCGCCACCGGATGGAGTGCCACGCTTGTAAAGGTGCGCGCCTTCCGGGCACGGCGTAAACTGCGCAAGGCCTTCGCCGCACTCGATGCTACCTATTCCCCCTCTCCCGCCACATGA
- a CDS encoding DNA-binding protein, whose protein sequence is MSMFGFGGDDQQHPRGAPPLHSEKIVGERKIFFLDLKENDRGRFIKITEDVRGRRDTIMLPMENAEEFLDALQRILQVHREAEE, encoded by the coding sequence ATGAGCATGTTTGGATTCGGTGGTGATGATCAACAGCACCCGCGCGGCGCGCCGCCGCTGCACAGCGAGAAAATCGTTGGAGAAAGAAAGATCTTCTTTCTCGACCTGAAGGAGAACGATCGGGGACGCTTCATCAAGATCACAGAGGATGTGCGTGGCCGCAGGGACACGATCATGCTTCCCATGGAGAACGCAGAGGAGTTTCTCGACGCCCTCCAGCGCATCCTCCAGGTGCATCGTGAGGCGGAGGAGTAA
- the ndk gene encoding nucleoside-diphosphate kinase, translating into MSAQTTLILLKPDCVSKGLCGEVLKRFENAGFVIRGLKMIQLTDEVLKDHYSHIADKPFFPEVANFMKSVPVIALALRGDNVIDRVRTLLGPTDSRKADKGTIRGDYGGDMMVNVAHASDSPENAEAELKRFFKADELFDR; encoded by the coding sequence ATGTCCGCGCAAACGACCCTCATCCTTCTCAAGCCCGACTGCGTCTCCAAAGGCCTCTGCGGCGAAGTGCTCAAGCGTTTCGAAAACGCCGGCTTTGTCATTCGCGGCCTGAAGATGATCCAGCTCACGGATGAAGTGCTGAAGGATCACTACTCGCACATCGCGGACAAGCCCTTCTTCCCCGAAGTGGCGAATTTCATGAAGAGCGTCCCGGTGATCGCCCTCGCACTTCGTGGTGACAACGTCATCGATCGCGTGCGCACCCTCCTTGGACCTACCGATTCCCGCAAGGCGGACAAAGGTACCATCCGCGGCGACTACGGCGGCGACATGATGGTGAATGTGGCCCACGCCTCCGACTCTCCGGAGAACGCCGAGGCCGAGCTTAAGCGCTTCTTCAAGGCGGACGAGCTTTTCGACCGCTGA